One part of the Thiothrix nivea DSM 5205 genome encodes these proteins:
- a CDS encoding alpha/beta hydrolase: MKPLSRVASIILLPLLTAFSSLHAEEVTVKQGDTTLRADLELAEGKTVKDGVIMMLHGTLANNKMEIMQSLAGLLKEKGYNTLSVNLSFGIDQRPSEMLDCSIEHKHKHEDAVTELDTWMNWLKDQGAGKVALLGHSRGGNQVAWYAAEKDTGLLEKVVMVAPATADADKTSKEYEERYKKPLADIMAEASKLVEEGKGEIPLEVPGFVYCENAKATAASIVSYYSDDERKNTPNLLPKIHKPMLIVVGSEDDVVADLPAKLAGVKQDNLTVETVDGADHFFLDLYADELADKVAGFIAW; this comes from the coding sequence ATGAAGCCCTTGAGTCGAGTTGCCAGCATTATTCTGTTGCCGTTGCTGACGGCATTTTCCAGCCTTCACGCCGAAGAAGTCACCGTCAAGCAGGGTGACACCACCTTGCGTGCCGATCTGGAACTGGCGGAAGGTAAAACCGTCAAGGATGGCGTCATCATGATGTTGCATGGCACGTTGGCCAACAACAAGATGGAAATCATGCAGTCTTTGGCTGGCCTGTTAAAGGAAAAAGGCTACAACACCCTCAGCGTCAACCTCAGCTTCGGCATCGACCAGCGCCCCTCTGAAATGTTGGATTGCAGCATCGAACATAAGCACAAACACGAAGACGCCGTGACCGAACTGGATACCTGGATGAACTGGCTGAAAGATCAGGGCGCTGGCAAAGTCGCGTTACTCGGGCATTCCCGTGGCGGCAATCAAGTTGCCTGGTACGCAGCCGAAAAAGATACCGGCCTGCTGGAAAAAGTGGTGATGGTAGCGCCAGCCACTGCTGATGCTGACAAGACCAGCAAGGAATACGAAGAACGCTACAAAAAGCCGCTGGCGGACATCATGGCCGAAGCCAGCAAACTGGTGGAAGAGGGCAAGGGTGAAATCCCGCTGGAAGTCCCTGGTTTTGTCTATTGTGAAAACGCCAAGGCGACGGCTGCCAGTATCGTTTCTTACTATAGCGACGACGAACGCAAGAATACCCCTAACCTGCTGCCTAAAATCCATAAGCCGATGCTGATTGTGGTGGGGTCTGAAGATGATGTGGTGGCTGATTTGCCCGCCAAGCTGGCAGGCGTCAAGCAGGATAACCTGACGGTTGAGACCGTGGATGGCGCGGATCATTTCTTCCTTGATCTGTATGCCGATGAGTTGGCCGACAAGGTGGCTGGGTTTATTGCCTGGTAA
- the gspF gene encoding type II secretion system inner membrane protein GspF, producing MPAYEYLALNAAGKEERGIMEADTPRQVRQLLRNRDLIPLEVNEVAQKQKKAESRSFLGGGRLNPADLALMTRQLATLVRAGSPIEEALGAVVRQTERNSARRMFSAIRSRVMEGHPLAGALGLFPGAFPVLYRATVGAGEQSGHLPEVLERLADYTENRQHNQQKVTTALAYPAVLLVVAIGVVSALLRFVVPKVVDAFATLDIELPLLTRMLIAASEFLQHYGLALLIGVLLLIAGIVWLLKRPVWKRRYHKWLLRLPMVGRIVRGVNTENFARTFSILNSSGVTVLDAMKISAEVVINIPMRESVLEAAERVREGMPIHKALERSGYFPPMMIYLIASGEGSGKLDEMLERAAIQQEREVQTKVATMLSLLEPGLILVMGGIVTMIVLSIMLPVMGGMSQIMH from the coding sequence GTGCCTGCGTATGAATACCTCGCACTCAATGCCGCCGGCAAGGAAGAGCGCGGCATCATGGAAGCCGATACCCCCCGGCAAGTACGCCAATTGTTGCGTAATCGTGACCTGATCCCGCTGGAAGTCAACGAAGTCGCGCAAAAACAGAAAAAGGCTGAAAGCCGTTCGTTTCTGGGTGGTGGACGCCTCAACCCTGCCGATCTTGCATTGATGACCCGCCAACTGGCCACCTTGGTGCGCGCCGGTTCCCCGATTGAAGAAGCCCTCGGCGCGGTAGTGCGCCAGACCGAACGCAACTCTGCCCGCCGCATGTTTTCTGCCATCCGTTCGCGGGTGATGGAAGGGCATCCGCTGGCAGGCGCACTGGGGCTGTTTCCCGGCGCATTTCCGGTGCTGTACCGGGCGACGGTAGGCGCAGGTGAACAGTCCGGCCACTTGCCCGAAGTGCTGGAGCGGCTGGCCGATTACACCGAAAACCGCCAGCATAACCAGCAAAAAGTCACCACCGCGCTGGCTTACCCTGCCGTGTTGCTGGTGGTAGCCATTGGCGTGGTATCCGCCCTGCTGCGGTTTGTGGTGCCAAAAGTGGTGGATGCTTTCGCCACGCTGGACATTGAACTACCCCTGCTGACCCGGATGCTGATCGCCGCCAGTGAATTCCTGCAACATTACGGGTTAGCACTGCTGATCGGCGTGCTGTTGCTGATTGCCGGTATTGTCTGGTTACTCAAACGCCCCGTCTGGAAACGCCGCTACCATAAGTGGTTGTTACGCCTGCCGATGGTCGGGCGTATCGTGCGCGGTGTTAATACCGAAAACTTTGCCCGCACCTTCAGCATCCTCAACAGCAGCGGCGTGACAGTGCTGGATGCGATGAAAATTTCCGCAGAAGTTGTCATCAACATCCCCATGCGCGAATCGGTACTGGAAGCCGCCGAACGGGTGCGCGAAGGGATGCCGATCCACAAGGCGCTGGAACGTTCCGGCTACTTCCCGCCGATGATGATCTACCTGATCGCCAGCGGTGAAGGCAGCGGCAAGCTGGATGAAATGCTGGAGCGCGCCGCCATCCAGCAGGAACGCGAAGTCCAGACCAAAGTTGCCACCATGTTAAGCCTGCTCGAACCCGGCCTGATTCTGGTGATGGGCGGTATTGTCACCATGATTGTCCTTTCCATTATGCTTCCTGTCATGGGCGGCATGTCTCAAATAATGCACTAA
- the gspD gene encoding type II secretion system secretin GspD: MKSHNRFKSFLSTGVIACSLWLLTASAGLQAEEATRINLQDTDIRQLIDIVARSTGKNFIVDQQVRGKVTFISGNGLDKDGLYEAFLSVLQVHGYEAVQSGDLIKIVPSGKARGNVAPLVADATESDADETITQVVNLDYIPVTTAIQTLMPLSGQGETSILPNQASNSLVIKGKAQNVARLLDVIASVDKPNNEDFELVPLEYAVASQVASTLQGLMSGGAAAAGGGVIPATGKVSADERTNSVLISGDKQTRERMKKAIIRLDVKRAIEGDTKVIQLRYAKAEDVVNVLNGVAPNLQQYSGSGGGQYYDYSYTPPGSGAAAAGGSGQGAVSATSGGVKVLADKSSNSVIISGPPTLQKNMIAVINQLDRRRAQVLVEAVIAEVSTDLSNQIGAALISNGANNGGNGAVGYSNFGGLNTLAGLYSGVTTSTLTGVPNGFLMGGGNNSFGAIVEALKGDAATNILSTPTLVTMDNEEAEITVGQEVPFITGQSTSAANTTTNPFTTIERKDVGLTFKITPQINRGETVNLKIEQESSTLASSSTGAADLITNKRRIATNVMVEDGQILVLGGLIQDNYRDSENKVPLLGDIPILGGAFRNNTTNKTKSNLMVFIHPVILPDGQSADAYTRMKYHTMQQQQQRSKVLQRTPLAEGASTLPPDMNQVSNGTADALHNPPPPRAPAKKTQQTQCNKADPFCNGTL; encoded by the coding sequence ATGAAATCGCATAACAGGTTCAAATCCTTCCTTTCCACCGGGGTCATTGCCTGCTCCCTGTGGCTGCTGACAGCTAGCGCCGGTTTACAGGCCGAAGAGGCTACCCGCATCAACTTGCAGGATACCGACATCCGCCAACTGATCGACATCGTGGCCAGGAGTACCGGCAAGAACTTCATCGTCGACCAGCAGGTGCGCGGCAAAGTAACCTTCATTTCCGGTAACGGGCTGGACAAGGATGGCCTATACGAAGCCTTCCTGTCAGTGTTACAGGTACACGGCTACGAAGCAGTGCAATCCGGCGACCTGATCAAGATTGTCCCCTCCGGCAAGGCGCGCGGCAACGTCGCCCCGCTGGTGGCGGACGCCACCGAAAGCGATGCGGATGAAACCATCACCCAGGTCGTCAACCTCGATTACATCCCCGTGACTACCGCCATCCAGACCTTGATGCCGCTCAGTGGTCAGGGTGAAACCAGCATCCTGCCCAACCAGGCCAGCAATTCACTGGTCATCAAAGGCAAGGCGCAGAATGTGGCGCGCCTGCTGGATGTCATCGCCAGCGTCGACAAGCCCAACAACGAAGATTTCGAGCTAGTTCCACTGGAATACGCAGTCGCCTCGCAAGTCGCCTCCACCCTGCAAGGGCTGATGTCCGGCGGCGCAGCGGCAGCTGGTGGTGGCGTCATCCCCGCCACCGGCAAGGTGTCAGCGGATGAACGTACCAACAGCGTCCTTATTTCCGGCGACAAGCAAACCCGCGAACGCATGAAAAAAGCCATCATCCGGCTGGATGTGAAACGCGCCATCGAAGGCGATACCAAAGTCATCCAGCTCCGTTACGCCAAGGCAGAAGACGTGGTAAACGTCCTCAATGGCGTCGCGCCCAACCTGCAACAGTATAGCGGCAGCGGGGGTGGGCAATATTACGATTACAGCTACACCCCACCAGGCTCGGGCGCTGCCGCTGCTGGCGGAAGCGGGCAAGGTGCGGTCAGCGCAACTTCCGGCGGCGTCAAGGTACTGGCCGATAAGAGCAGTAATTCCGTCATTATCAGCGGCCCGCCTACCTTGCAAAAGAACATGATCGCGGTCATCAACCAGCTTGACCGCCGCCGCGCCCAGGTACTGGTGGAAGCGGTCATCGCGGAAGTTTCCACCGACCTGTCCAACCAAATTGGGGCAGCCCTGATATCCAACGGTGCCAACAATGGCGGTAACGGCGCGGTCGGTTACAGCAACTTTGGCGGTTTGAACACCCTAGCGGGGCTGTACAGCGGCGTTACCACCAGCACCCTGACTGGAGTCCCCAACGGTTTCCTGATGGGGGGCGGCAATAACAGTTTCGGGGCGATCGTCGAAGCCCTCAAAGGCGACGCCGCCACCAATATCCTTTCCACCCCAACCCTAGTGACCATGGATAACGAGGAAGCGGAAATCACCGTCGGCCAGGAAGTACCCTTTATCACCGGCCAATCCACCAGTGCCGCCAACACTACCACCAACCCATTCACCACCATCGAACGTAAGGATGTTGGCCTGACCTTCAAGATCACCCCGCAGATCAACCGGGGTGAAACCGTCAACCTGAAGATTGAACAGGAATCCTCCACCCTGGCTTCCAGCAGCACCGGCGCTGCCGACCTGATCACCAACAAACGCCGCATAGCCACCAACGTCATGGTGGAAGATGGGCAGATTCTGGTATTGGGTGGCCTGATCCAGGACAATTACCGTGATTCCGAAAACAAGGTACCACTGCTGGGTGACATCCCCATACTGGGCGGCGCATTCCGCAATAACACCACCAACAAAACCAAAAGCAACCTGATGGTGTTCATCCACCCCGTCATCCTGCCGGATGGGCAATCCGCCGACGCCTACACACGCATGAAATACCACACCATGCAACAGCAACAACAGCGCAGCAAGGTACTGCAACGCACCCCACTGGCCGAAGGCGCATCCACCCTGCCACCGGACATGAACCAGGTCAGCAATGGCACGGCTGACGCCCTGCACAACCCGCCGCCGCCACGCGCACCAGCCAAAAAGACCCAGCAAACCCAATGCAACAAGGCAGACCCGTTCTGTAACGGGACGCTATGA
- a CDS encoding sugar transferase — MSDTSLAFRLTAASFFQEGESSKQAAPSILYIYAPEYDVTHITEVLNRHGIPHLVNQYNIHEYAGKTFCFYRRSELSSKQLAFLVNAASAGGQVNALLDYLDQQLQFVEVELLHGDYLLESNLLHRKLHRQTQWQRRLLDIAMATSLLALTLPIWILAALAIRLESPGPVFFRQRRTGLFNREFDIIKFRSMCEDAEKNGARWASRNDSRVTRVGQFIRRTRIDELPQLFNVLKGDMSLIGPRPEREVFIRELEKHIPFYRFRHMVKPGVTGLAQVRHTYGASIEDAMHKHRHDMYYLKHQSVWLDLKILLKTIQIVVTGQGV; from the coding sequence ATGTCAGATACAAGCCTAGCGTTTCGGTTGACAGCAGCTTCTTTCTTTCAGGAAGGGGAATCAAGCAAGCAGGCTGCCCCCAGCATCCTGTATATCTATGCGCCTGAATACGACGTAACCCACATAACCGAGGTACTTAACCGTCACGGCATTCCTCATCTCGTTAACCAGTATAATATCCATGAATATGCCGGAAAAACCTTCTGCTTTTACCGGCGTTCAGAGTTAAGCAGTAAACAGCTCGCCTTTCTAGTCAATGCCGCCAGCGCAGGTGGTCAGGTCAATGCCCTGCTGGATTACCTCGACCAGCAATTGCAATTTGTGGAAGTTGAATTGCTGCACGGTGACTATTTACTGGAAAGCAACCTGCTGCACCGGAAGCTGCACCGGCAAACCCAATGGCAACGGCGTCTGTTGGACATTGCCATGGCGACCAGCCTGCTGGCACTAACCTTGCCGATATGGATACTGGCCGCGCTGGCTATCCGGCTGGAATCACCCGGGCCGGTATTTTTCCGCCAACGCCGTACCGGATTATTCAACCGCGAATTCGACATCATCAAGTTCCGCTCCATGTGCGAAGATGCGGAAAAGAATGGTGCGCGCTGGGCATCCCGCAATGACAGCCGCGTGACCCGAGTCGGCCAGTTTATCCGCCGTACCCGGATTGATGAGTTGCCGCAACTGTTTAATGTGCTGAAAGGCGACATGTCCCTGATTGGCCCACGCCCGGAACGTGAAGTCTTCATCCGCGAACTGGAAAAGCACATCCCGTTCTACCGCTTCCGCCACATGGTCAAACCCGGCGTCACTGGGCTGGCGCAGGTACGTCATACCTACGGTGCTTCCATCGAAGACGCCATGCACAAACACCGGCACGACATGTATTACCTCAAACATCAAAGCGTGTGGCTGGATCTGAAAATCCTGCTGAAAACCATCCAGATCGTGGTGACAGGCCAGGGGGTGTGA
- the selD gene encoding selenide, water dikinase SelD gives MDTPIRMTEYSHGSGCGCKIAPAVLDVILHSQLPADVCDALLVGNSSRDDAAVYDLGNGTAVISTTDFFMPIVDDPFTFGRIAATNAISDIYAMGGKPIMAIAIFGWPLDKLPPEVGREVVEGGRKACQDAGIPLAGGHSIDAPEPIFGLAVTGIVETRCLKQNSTAKAGNKLFLTKPLGIGILTTAQKRKVLLPEHANLAIDAMCRLNTIGAQFGAMEHVRALTDVTGFGLGGHLREMCEGSGLQAVIQFDKVPVLPNIHHYLEQDCSPGGAQRNFDSYGYALGDMNERQRQIICDPQTSGGLLAAVDPAGEADFLMTCHDAGLDLQPIGYLREAVAGAALITVE, from the coding sequence ATGGACACCCCTATCCGCATGACCGAATACAGCCACGGCTCTGGCTGTGGCTGCAAGATTGCCCCCGCCGTACTGGATGTAATCCTGCACAGCCAGCTTCCCGCCGATGTTTGTGACGCCCTGCTGGTGGGTAACAGTTCCCGCGATGACGCCGCCGTTTATGACCTTGGAAACGGCACTGCCGTCATCAGCACCACCGATTTCTTCATGCCGATTGTCGATGACCCATTCACCTTTGGGCGTATCGCCGCCACCAACGCCATCAGCGACATCTACGCCATGGGCGGCAAACCAATCATGGCAATTGCCATTTTCGGCTGGCCTCTAGATAAACTACCGCCGGAAGTCGGGCGCGAAGTGGTGGAAGGCGGGCGCAAAGCCTGCCAGGACGCAGGCATCCCACTGGCTGGCGGCCACAGCATCGATGCCCCCGAACCCATTTTCGGCCTGGCAGTCACCGGCATCGTCGAAACCCGCTGCCTCAAGCAGAACAGCACCGCTAAAGCTGGCAACAAGCTGTTCCTGACCAAACCCTTGGGTATCGGTATCCTCACCACGGCGCAAAAGCGCAAGGTATTGCTGCCGGAACACGCCAACCTCGCCATTGATGCCATGTGCCGCCTGAACACTATCGGCGCGCAATTTGGCGCTATGGAACACGTCAGGGCACTGACCGACGTAACCGGTTTCGGCCTTGGCGGCCACCTGCGCGAAATGTGCGAAGGCAGCGGCTTGCAGGCTGTCATCCAGTTCGACAAGGTTCCCGTACTGCCCAATATCCACCACTATCTGGAACAGGATTGCTCCCCCGGCGGTGCCCAGCGTAATTTCGACAGCTATGGCTATGCACTAGGTGACATGAATGAGCGCCAGCGGCAAATCATCTGCGACCCACAAACCAGTGGCGGCCTGCTGGCGGCAGTTGACCCTGCTGGTGAGGCGGATTTCCTGATGACCTGCCACGATGCGGGTCTGGATTTGCAACCCATCGGCTACCTACGCGAAGCCGTCGCTGGCGCAGCCTTGATCACGGTCGAATAA
- the mnmH gene encoding tRNA 2-selenouridine(34) synthase MnmH, translated as MPLSSAGKGLPVVEDLQALFLQDLPMIDVRAPVEFREGAFPHSANLPLMNDADRDAIGKRYKQLGQNAAIELGLQRVSGDIKATRVNAWETFARQHPEGVLYCFRGGLRSRTSQQWLYEQTGIAYPRVQGGYKAMRRFLLEQLESLPAQLRPVILSGRTGSGKTRFLRTFQQQIDLEAFANHRGSAFGTQPTPQPTQIHFENALAIAIMRKLHQGQSALLFEDESRMIGSVHIPEIFFNVLRNAPLVLMQVADEERVEISYQEYVVDNHAAFTALADGNAEAGFAAYSAYLLGSLDKIQRRLGGVRYQQVRKIMQTALEQQAATGSTEAHYDWVRFILLDYYDPMYDYQISKKQHRLVFSGSPADVREYLRDQNIT; from the coding sequence ATGCCCCTATCCTCAGCAGGCAAAGGTTTACCGGTCGTGGAAGATTTGCAGGCACTGTTCCTGCAAGACCTGCCCATGATCGACGTGCGCGCACCGGTTGAATTTCGGGAGGGCGCATTCCCGCACAGCGCCAACCTGCCACTGATGAATGACGCTGACCGCGACGCCATCGGCAAGCGCTACAAACAACTCGGCCAAAACGCCGCCATCGAGTTGGGTTTACAGCGGGTCAGCGGTGACATCAAGGCAACAAGGGTCAACGCCTGGGAAACTTTCGCCCGCCAGCATCCTGAAGGTGTACTGTACTGCTTCCGTGGTGGGCTGCGTTCGCGCACTTCCCAGCAATGGCTGTACGAGCAGACCGGCATTGCCTACCCACGTGTACAAGGCGGGTACAAGGCCATGCGCCGTTTCCTGCTGGAGCAGCTGGAAAGCCTACCTGCGCAACTTCGCCCCGTGATTCTGAGTGGGCGCACCGGCTCGGGCAAAACCCGTTTCCTGCGCACTTTCCAGCAACAGATTGACTTGGAAGCATTCGCCAACCACCGTGGTTCGGCATTCGGCACGCAACCGACCCCCCAGCCCACCCAGATCCATTTTGAAAATGCGCTGGCCATAGCCATCATGCGCAAATTACATCAAGGGCAAAGCGCACTGCTGTTTGAAGATGAAAGCCGCATGATTGGTTCGGTGCATATTCCCGAGATTTTTTTCAACGTTTTGCGGAATGCGCCGCTCGTTCTGATGCAGGTAGCGGATGAAGAACGGGTAGAAATCAGTTATCAGGAATATGTGGTGGATAATCATGCAGCATTCACCGCGCTTGCTGATGGTAACGCCGAGGCTGGCTTTGCTGCGTACAGCGCCTACCTGCTGGGCAGCTTGGATAAAATCCAGCGGCGGCTGGGCGGGGTACGTTACCAGCAGGTACGCAAGATTATGCAGACAGCGCTGGAACAACAAGCCGCTACAGGTTCAACGGAAGCCCATTACGATTGGGTACGCTTTATACTGCTGGATTACTACGACCCGATGTATGACTACCAGATCAGTAAGAAACAACATCGACTGGTGTTTAGCGGTTCACCAGCCGATGTGCGGGAATACCTGCGGGATCAAAACATTACGTAA
- a CDS encoding UbiH/UbiF/VisC/COQ6 family ubiquinone biosynthesis hydroxylase, with the protein MPTQYDVIIAGGGMVGSTLACLLGNVGLRVAVLEAHQPQAFSPSDPYDLRVSAISRASQRALVNAGAWVGVAARRATPYEAMFVWDATGDGEIRFDAADLGEPDLGHIVENRVIQLALLDAINAQANVDLYCPDKLATFSVNPDAIEVTLQSGTVLQAKLLVGADGAQSEVRQLAGIGLETNDYGQKGLVCVVQTEFPHQETAWQRFMPNGPLAFLPLGGGSCSIVWTLPADRADALVMLDEASFCRELAQALDYRLGEITAVGERAAFSLRGRHAEPYILERIALVGDAAHTIHPLAGQGVNLGIKDAVELAAQIHQAHGDIGSLRVLRAYERARRGDNVLTQKAMEGFRLLFGNTLTPWKILRNSGLNLVNRMGFLKYEMAKRAMGI; encoded by the coding sequence ATGCCAACACAATACGATGTCATCATTGCCGGTGGTGGAATGGTAGGTTCCACGCTGGCTTGTCTGCTGGGCAATGTGGGTTTGCGCGTGGCTGTGCTGGAAGCGCATCAGCCACAGGCGTTTTCCCCCTCCGACCCTTATGACTTGCGGGTATCCGCCATTAGCCGTGCCTCGCAACGGGCATTGGTCAATGCCGGGGCATGGGTTGGCGTTGCAGCCCGCCGCGCTACGCCGTATGAAGCCATGTTCGTGTGGGATGCGACCGGCGATGGTGAAATCCGTTTCGATGCTGCCGATCTGGGTGAGCCTGATCTTGGGCATATTGTCGAAAACCGGGTGATTCAGCTGGCCTTGCTGGATGCCATCAACGCACAGGCAAACGTTGACCTGTATTGCCCTGACAAGCTGGCTACTTTTTCTGTCAACCCGGACGCCATTGAGGTAACCCTGCAAAGTGGCACGGTGTTGCAGGCAAAGCTGTTGGTGGGGGCGGATGGGGCACAATCCGAAGTACGCCAGCTTGCTGGTATCGGGCTGGAAACCAACGACTACGGTCAGAAAGGGCTGGTTTGCGTGGTGCAAACCGAGTTTCCCCATCAGGAAACAGCCTGGCAGCGCTTTATGCCAAACGGCCCGTTAGCCTTTCTGCCATTAGGGGGCGGCTCCTGTTCAATCGTCTGGACGCTACCTGCCGACCGTGCCGATGCGCTGGTGATGCTGGATGAAGCCAGTTTCTGCCGCGAATTGGCGCAGGCGCTGGATTATCGCTTGGGTGAAATCACCGCCGTTGGCGAACGCGCTGCTTTTTCCCTGCGTGGCCGCCATGCCGAGCCTTATATTCTGGAACGCATCGCGCTGGTGGGGGATGCCGCCCACACCATTCACCCGCTGGCGGGGCAGGGCGTCAATTTGGGCATCAAGGATGCGGTGGAACTGGCGGCGCAGATCCACCAGGCGCACGGCGACATCGGCAGCCTGCGAGTCTTGCGCGCCTACGAACGCGCCCGCCGGGGCGACAACGTGCTGACCCAGAAAGCGATGGAAGGCTTCCGCCTGTTGTTCGGCAACACCCTGACGCCGTGGAAAATTCTCCGTAATTCGGGGTTGAATCTTGTCAACCGCATGGGTTTCCTGAAATATGAGATGGCGAAGCGGGCGATGGGTATCTAA
- the gspE gene encoding type II secretion system ATPase GspE, producing the protein MSDREAANSPEPQATEPLNLPYSFAKRHGVLLQTNGQHPQVLCRSGVAPLALAEVQRLISGDLYFQPVDNETFDRLLATHYDRSQVGASMMQDIGDDADLQDIAGSLPEPEDLLESEDDAPIIRLINALLTQAVKEGASDIHIETFETRMSVRMRVDGILREIIEPPRKLAPIIISRIKVMARLDIAEKRLPQDGRISLRIAGRGVDVRVSTLPSGHTERVVLRLLDKQAGRLNLSHLGMEPRIYARLQALIEKPHGIILVTGPTGSGKTTTLYAALTHLNDQRRNILTVEDPIEYYIDGIGQTQVNSKVDMTFARGLRAILRQDPDVVMVGEIRDLETAEIAVQASLTGHLVFSTLHTNTAIGAVTRMQDMGVEPYLLASSLLGVIAQRLVRLLCPECKQPAAADDGEMQILRLQNTPGSQRPILYKPVGCPTCNHRGFVGRLGIYELVELDDGLRQMIHDRRSEMQMEAYARQTCPSIREDGIRLVLEGNTSLDEVLRVTREDSH; encoded by the coding sequence ATGAGCGACAGGGAAGCCGCCAATAGCCCGGAGCCACAGGCCACAGAACCCCTGAACCTGCCCTACAGTTTCGCCAAACGACATGGCGTGTTGCTGCAAACCAACGGGCAACATCCACAAGTGTTGTGCCGCAGCGGCGTTGCCCCGCTGGCGCTAGCGGAAGTGCAACGGCTGATCAGCGGTGACCTGTATTTCCAGCCAGTCGACAATGAAACCTTCGACCGGCTACTGGCCACCCATTACGACCGCAGCCAGGTTGGCGCGTCCATGATGCAGGACATTGGCGACGATGCCGACTTGCAGGACATCGCCGGTTCCCTGCCCGAGCCGGAAGACCTGCTGGAATCGGAAGACGACGCCCCCATTATCCGCCTGATCAACGCCCTGCTCACCCAGGCGGTCAAGGAAGGCGCTTCCGACATCCACATCGAAACCTTTGAAACCCGCATGTCGGTGCGGATGCGCGTCGATGGCATCCTGCGCGAAATCATCGAACCGCCACGCAAGCTTGCCCCCATCATCATTTCCCGCATCAAGGTCATGGCACGGCTGGACATCGCCGAAAAACGCCTGCCGCAGGATGGGCGCATTTCGCTGCGCATTGCCGGGCGGGGCGTGGACGTGCGCGTTTCCACCCTGCCCTCCGGCCATACCGAACGGGTGGTATTGCGTCTGCTCGACAAGCAGGCAGGCCGCCTGAACCTGTCGCATCTGGGCATGGAGCCACGCATTTACGCCCGCCTGCAAGCTCTGATCGAAAAACCGCACGGCATCATCCTCGTCACCGGCCCGACCGGTTCCGGGAAAACTACCACGCTGTATGCTGCCCTCACCCATCTGAATGACCAGCGCCGCAACATCCTCACGGTAGAAGACCCGATCGAATACTACATCGACGGCATTGGCCAGACCCAGGTCAACAGCAAGGTCGACATGACCTTTGCCCGCGGCCTGCGCGCCATCCTGCGCCAAGACCCGGACGTGGTGATGGTGGGCGAAATCCGTGACCTGGAAACCGCCGAAATTGCCGTGCAAGCCAGTTTGACCGGGCATCTGGTGTTTTCCACCCTGCACACCAACACCGCTATTGGCGCGGTCACGCGGATGCAGGACATGGGCGTGGAGCCGTATTTACTGGCTTCCAGCCTGCTGGGGGTGATCGCCCAACGGCTGGTGAGGTTGTTATGCCCCGAATGCAAGCAGCCAGCCGCCGCCGATGATGGCGAAATGCAAATCCTGCGCCTTCAGAATACGCCCGGTTCCCAGCGCCCCATCCTCTACAAACCTGTCGGCTGCCCCACCTGCAACCACCGGGGCTTCGTCGGTCGTTTGGGTATCTACGAGCTGGTGGAGCTGGACGACGGCCTGCGCCAGATGATCCACGACCGCCGCAGCGAAATGCAGATGGAAGCTTATGCCCGCCAGACCTGCCCCAGCATCCGCGAGGATGGCATCCGGCTGGTGCTGGAAGGCAACACGTCGCTGGATGAAGTGTTGCGTGTCACCCGCGAGGATTCCCATTAG